The DNA segment GAAACAGTGATTGTCATGCTCTGGAGTGGCTTTATTCTTGATTTCCTTGATTGTGCTTTGTAAAAGGGCGGAGGCACATATTAAAGTCCGGATGgcccattttatttttttttaatgtgttatatgtatatttttaaaaataatttcgtGTGTTATTTTTATACAAATGCTATATTAGCTCGGATagtcaaattaaaaaaattaaatagccGACATGTAgcccaattaaaaaaattaagtagtCCATATGTCTCAAAATTGGGCTTTTCTGTTCTTGTCTTTTTGAttagatttaattcaatttaactTTCATCTCTATCAATTTCCGtcttttaataatattttctctTCTATAAAATAGATTTATTCTTGccgttttttaatttttttctgtTTTGTGATATTGCTTATTTTAAAAGTAACTGCATTACAATGAAAAGATTTTTTTAGAATtgcaattttttatttcataaaaaaattgaattgtATGTTCCGTTCAAGTTTCTATTTATATTAGATTATGCATCGCACTGATCGTTTGTTGCTGATATGATGTCATAttgaaaataaatttggattgtGATATCAGTCCAATGTTTTTAAATCTTATGTACGAttccataaaaaattattgaagatCTTATTAATGAAAATCTTTTTAATACTAAAATGAACAAGTATCGTATTCATCGTTTTAATTCTTAtacaatattttttgtttttcgtTAAAAATTTTAGCTCAAGTGGATTTTGAATCCTGGCTCCACCATTGGCTTTGTATCGAGTAATAGTTGTTCTATGCTCAAATAAGAAACATAAAAGTTAAATATCTAGCATGGATTAAGTACTTTTGTTGTTTTTATGGGTATCATTTTAGTAACTAACACCATTAAGATAGGAAATAGTAAATGCAGTAGCTCCCAACGTAGCTCTTTTATTTGTTACATCATCTAATGTCACTTGTTTGGTGTCTATGATTGACTTAGTAAACAAAATTTATGATTAACTTAGTAAACAAAATTTCATTCATCTTATCTTGTTATTCATCTACATCCGACCCGCAAATTTATGAGGACAATGCTACATGTGCATTGAGAATTACACATTTTGTTTAACATTAACTTTGAAATCACAAAATTATCtgtgtattttatttaaaaaaactcttTCAAATATAACTTTTAGATAATTTCGTAATTTCAAACCTAATATGTAAACTAACGTGTAACTTCTCGATGTACATATAGTATTTTctaatttattattaataatagtTTTCAAGTAGTGATATGTCAGAATAAACAAAATTACCACAGTTTTTATCCGGTTTCTAACATTGTTTTATAAGGAATAAAAGAAAGTTTTCATGATGAACATATTTTTGTGAAGAAATTAAGCATTTcttactttttttatttttacggTACATTTCTTACTGATTTTAGTGCATCTATTTGAAGTCCTAAAATTGACACGGCTTTTGAAAGAAACATGATTTCCATGAACAAACGGAGATTATGTTGAAAAAACTTGCCCTTTAACAAAATTCACACTCACACCCATAAGCTATCCCATAAATTGACCAAAATGATCAATTCAGCCAATATCTCTTATTATTGTCTATCAACAGAAGGCTTAAAAAAGGCAACAGATGCACATTCCACAAGAATTACATCAAAAGCATCGATGCTACATGCATCACCACCATCACTCCATCCGGATAAGGCAACGAAGCCCCTCGCCTTTCAGCATCAGTTCGAACGCCTTATTGATCTCAACAAACGGCACTTCATGCGTTATAAACTTCTCCAGTTCGAGCTCCTGAACACGAGAAAAGCATGACATGGCGAGGAAAAGACAAACTCTGCCTTAAAAAAATGGTGACTTTTTGAGTTTACAAAAGAGTCTTGGAACACTTACCTTTTTCATGTACATTTCAACAACAGATGGAAGATCTGAACGTGGTTTGTAGTTTCCGAAGAAAGTCCCCTTCAGCGTCCTTTCGTTCAGCACGTTCATCGGATGAGTCTTGAATACAGAGTCTTTGTGTGGGACGCCAACAAGAACCGCAACACCCCACCCCTATAGCAAAATGCAAATTAATTGAATACCCGAtttaaattttcttgacaaTTTGGTAGGATCGCATCAAAAACTATAGCTATAGCTGTTAGCAGACATACGACTCAAACCTTTTAAACTGTATAATGATTTAAATCCCATGTTTCGATCATTATGGCGTATATACAGCCACAATGCACAACGGAGAAAACTATTGTTATCCAACAATTAGTAAGTTTCTATTGAGATGAATGCGTTTCAAGGGACGTACATCATGAACACATTCGAACGCAGAGATCATTGCATTGATATTTCCTGTACATTCAACACTTCTGTCCACTCCTCCATCTGTCATTTCAGCTATAACCTATAGACAGGACATAAGCATGAGAAAACATTGATACACGGGACAATATGTTGAAACTAGTCGTTATGAGATAGATGTTATTACCTCTTGGACTGGCTTGTCATAGTCTTTAGGGTTCACAAATTCAGTCACACCAAATTTCTTTGCTGCATAGGACAACAACATTTGATATAGCATCGATGATTTCTATTTATGTAACTGTAGGCTGGTGAAAGGTGCTGATTAAAGTCGagttaaatttcataatttccaTGGACAGCATCCTTCTATGTGGTGACCATAATGCCAAAATATAAGATTATATAAATTGAAAGATAGGTTGTTTTCGAGTGTTCGAACCAAAGGGAGTGTCTATGTATTGAGACAGAGTGCCAATGCAGTTTACCTAAACTCAATACATGTATTTAAACAGGTTTGTTAAGTTGGGAATAATCTGCAAGTTCATCTTGATAGGTAtgttattaaaattttcatatttttaccTTCTTCGAATCTCCCAGAATTCAAGTCCACTCCGATAATTCTTGAAGCACCAGCAAGTCTAGCTCCTTCTGCAGCCTGAAAATCCCATTAAAAATGGACTAATTGAcaaattttcttttccttttgtaCATAAACTCAAAATACATCTTTGCAGAATAAGCAAAACTTTTCATGAGAAATCGAGAAACATACAGCAAGTCCAACTGCTCCAAGCCCGAAAATCGCCACTGACGAGCCCTTTGTTGGTTTAGCAACATTCAGTGTTGCCCCTAGTCCTACAACACAACCATCAACAAATCATTAGAAACCAAAGATTCACCAAAAACAACGGTGTCTAC comes from the Henckelia pumila isolate YLH828 chromosome 1, ASM3356847v2, whole genome shotgun sequence genome and includes:
- the LOC140879290 gene encoding alcohol dehydrogenase 3, with the translated sequence MSTAAGKVIKCKAAVAWEPGKPLVIEEIEVAPPQKMEVRLKILFTSLCHTDVYFWEAKAQNSLFPRILGHEAAGIVESVGEGVTELVPGDHVLPVFTGECKECAHCKSEESNMCSLLRINTERGVMIHDEKPRFSINGKPIYHFVGTSTFSEYTVVHVGCIAKINPLAPLDKVCVLSCGISTGLGATLNVAKPTKGSSVAIFGLGAVGLAAAEGARLAGASRIIGVDLNSGRFEEAKKFGVTEFVNPKDYDKPVQEVIAEMTDGGVDRSVECTGNINAMISAFECVHDGWGVAVLVGVPHKDSVFKTHPMNVLNERTLKGTFFGNYKPRSDLPSVVEMYMKKELELEKFITHEVPFVEINKAFELMLKGEGLRCLIRME